CGTACGTCCGCATGGCAAGCGCCGAGGTATCCAACGTCTCTACGAAATTGACGTTCGTCCCCGCGGGAGAGAACCGCTCGTGCTCCCGCAGCGCACGGCCGGTACCTTCAACGTCAGGCGCTGTGAGGTCCTTGACGAACGTCACGATGTGCGGCGAACCGGTGTTGATCCCATGAACGGTGTACGTCGTACCGCCGGCGGTCACCCGTATCCCGCGAACGATCCCCACGGGATCCTTCATATGCAGTCGAACGCCGTGAACCGTGAATTCCGCACGATAGACGAAATCCAACGCTTCGACCGTCAGTTCCGTGCCGGGAACGCCGAGGTGGCGGGCGTGGACCGCTGCGCACCGTCCTCCGTTCCCGCACATGCCCCCGTCTGTGCCGTCTGCGTTATAATACAGCATCTTCACATCGGCGATGTTGCTTGGCGCGATGATCAGGATCCCGTCGGCACCGATACCACGGTGCCGGTCGCAGAGTGTGCGCGCAAGGGCGCCCCTGTCGATGGTGCCAAGCCGTCCGTCACGATCATCAAGAGCAACGAAGTCGTTCCCTGCACCGCTGAGTTTTGTGAAAGCGAGTTCCATTGGCCCGTGCCTCTGGATCATGGGAGTGATGTGCGTATACAAAAACGCTCCCACGGTAACCGTGAGAGCGTCTTGTGGAGATGGCGGGAGTCGAACCCGCGTCCGGGGAGAAGACCATCCCGAGCACTACATGCGTAGTCAGTCTTTTGAGCTTCATCCCGCGATCTCCGACAGACAGGCGATTCACGGGACCACCCCGGCTAGCCGCGCTTGTGGCACGGTTCGCGCATCGCCACCAGGGGGCTCAATGCGCTATCCTGTCTGAAGTCGGCGCTGCGTCGGGATCCGGCAGGAAGAACCCCGGGCAACGGGTCACCTAATGTTTAGTTAAGCGGCCAGTGCGTAGTTGTAGTCTGCACTTAGTTGTTTCCGCGTTTTTTAACGTGCACCACGGAGAGCACGGCACGCGATCTGGACCATCCTCATCCTCGTCGAAACCAGATCATCCCCATGCATATATCGTACTGAATCCCTCCCCCAAAGTCAAGAGGGGTGATCCCCTCCCGCGTCTGCCCGATTGCACTTCATCCGGACCGCCCCAAGGGGCAACGATCTCAGCTACTTGCTCCCCTTCACATAATGCCTCGTAAGGAATTCTTTCAGGTAGGCTGCCGCTGAGTCCACGTCATCATATGCCTTGAACAGCGAGAGGTCCTTCTTGCTCACGACACCACGCGAGATCAAATAATCAAAGTCGAGGACGTTCTTCCAGTACTCGCTTCCGTAGATGATCACTGCGATCTTCTTCGTGATCTTCTGGGTCTGAATGAGCGTCAGCATCTCCATCAGCTCGTCGAGCGTCCCAAAACCACCCGGCATGACGACAAGTGCCTTGGCCAGATACGCGAACCAGAATTTTCGCATGAAGAAATAATGGAACTCCAGGCTCAGGTCAGGGGTCACATACGGATTCGCGAACTGCTCAAACGGAAGGCTGATGTTCAAGCCGACCGACCTGCCGCCGCCCATGTGTGCCCCTTTGTTCGCTGCTTCCATGATCCCCGGCCCGCCGCCGGAGCATATCATGAAACGGCCGGGCTCCTGCAGCGAACGCGACCATTCCGTCATCTGCTTCGCCAGCTGTACCGTGTCCTCGTAGTACTTCGACATATCCACCCGCACGGCAGCATCCTGCATCTCCTTACTCAAGCCGCTCCCCCCCCGGCCCCGTGCGTCCGTGCCTTTCTGAAGAGCCCGGTATTCCTTGAGCGCATCCTTCTTCGACAGGATCCGGGCGGACCCAAAGAACACGATCGTATCCCGGACCTTCTCCAGACGGAAACGCCGTTGAGGCCCGAGGAATTCAGAAAGGATACGCAGAGTTCTTGCTTCAGGGCTGCTCAGGAACTCTATATCCTTATACGACTTGGGTGGCTTTGGTTGAGGCTTTTCATTCTGCTGCTGTCCTTTCCCCTAGATAGATGTACGAGTGTCCGGAGATCCCTTCCACGGACTGTTCACTTCCCACGATGCAGCGCCGGGTAAGGTCTCCCAGGGCCTGGTAGATCTCCTGCCGGGTCCAACGGAACGTATGCCGGATCTCCGAGAGGGTTGACACATACTGAGTCCGGAAATGGCGCTCGAGGATCACCGATCGTGCATGCTCCGGCGTGATGGTCCGCGACCGACGCACTTCCCGCGGAAAGAGGATATGGACCGGCGCCCACCCTGAAGCATGCGGCGTGTGCGCATCGGCACTCTTTGCGATGTACATATGGGCCTGGAGTTCGGTCAGCGCCTGATCCACAGAGAATCGTGCCGGATGTCCGCCCTTCGCCAGGAGTTCGCGGATCCTCGCCGTCGTAAGGTATGAACGTCGCCGGAAGAGTTCCATCACCCGCCGGGCAGCCGCCGAGAGGGTCCCCCGGAGGTTCGCCCGCACGAAATCATCCCGTTCCCCCGCTCTTCCGCTCGTCGCAAGAAAATATGGCACGAATTCCGGTGACAACACGGTTGGCTTCTGCAGGATCAGTTTTCCGACATATGCTTTACGTTCTGCCGGCAGGGTCGCCTTCAGCTCCCAGAGCAACGACGCCATGCCGGGCTCAGCCTCTGTGACTCCTTCAAGGCCCGGCCTCACGCCATGAACGGCATGCCACAAGGAGGGTATTTCTGGCTTCTCTGCGCGGTACAGGTAGCAGAACCCCACGCGATGGATGAAGTTCAGCGCCTGGCGGCGCGTCCGCACAGCCAGCCTCGGAGTTCGACGCTGCGTGGCGTCGCGCCATTGGTCGATCATACTACGGTGTACCTGGACGCTCATCCCGGCGTGCTCCCTGCATCCTCAGCGGTTCCGGTTGAGCCATGTATGCGTGCAGGTTTCGGACCGGCTGCAGTCTGCACCGACAGGAGCCCCTCACGATCTTTGACGCCCTTCTCGACATATCCCATCACGTTGATGTCACCCCCGGGGCCGAGCGTGCCGCCTCGCGAGGTGACAACGCCCACCGTGTCCTCTCCGATCATGATCCCGGCGCCCTCCGGGATCTCGTCGTCTCCAGATCGTACCGTCAGAACGGTCAGTGCTCGTTGAACCTTCTCATACGAATCCAGCCGCGCGATCACTTCCTGACCGATGTAGCACCCCTTTGTGAACGATACATCTGCGCGCAAGCCGGCCTCCAAAGGGTTGTGGCCTTCATTCAGTTCCTCCGGATACGAGGGGACGCCCGCAAGGACCCTGAGTGCGTGGTATTCGGGTACGGTCAGGACAGCGATCCCGGCTTCCCGGACTGATGCCTCGAGCGCGGGCAGCGATCCCGATGTCACAAGATACCGGCGTATGGAAAACGGGCCGAACGTCGAGTTCCACGTTCCGACGATCCCGGTCTCCGAACCTCCGCCTGCAGGCAGGAGGCTTGAAGATGCTTGATGAAAAACAATGGAACACACATGAAAAGAATGAGTTACATCCGGGAGCTCAACCTCTTCCGTGATAATGTATCTGCTGATCCATTCTTTTACCTTCTCTGCTGCCGGCTTGTGGCACAGCAACCACACTTCCTCGCGGAGCCGGATTGCTTCAACCCGATCGATGATCCTCCCCTTTTCAGTCGTGAACACTGTGGCGACAGGGACCCCGGGTTGGCAACGCGTGAGATCGTTCGTGGAGATCCGATGGATCAGATCGAGCGAATCTTGTCCCCTGAGGAGCACCGGAGCGAACAGCTCTCCTGGAAGCATAGCGCCCATTTCGCGAACCCGTGCAGATACGGTATCAACGCGCACGGTCTGGTTCATGCAAGGGGCCTATCGAGCTGTTGACAGGAAGAAGCCAGGGGCAAAGCCCGATGGATCGGAGCAGCATTGACGTAGTTGGTCATGCAGGCTTCAATACAGGCGCTGGAGGGAGGCGTGCGGAAAGTAATGGAGAACGATCTTCTCCGGCGGAACGCCACGGGTGGCCATGACGGCGGCGCCGATCTGGCAGAGCCCGACGCCATGCCCCCACCCAGCTCCCGTGAGGCGGAATTCAGAAGGAAAGCCATCAGGTCCCGGCGTTGTGGCAATGGTGAACGCGGAGCTGTACAGGTGGCTCGGAGACAGCCAGCGGCGTATCTCCAGTTCTTTGCCAACGATCACGGTCTGTGCTGCGCCGACGATCCTGAGTGCCGTCAGGCGGCCGGACGGGCCGCGGCGCACAGGCTCGAGCGAACGGATACGGCCGAAGTGAAGCCCGGACCGCGCTTCGATGAGCGCATCCAATTCTGCCGCCGGATAGGTGACCGTCCACCGGAAGAAATCGGTCGTCTCCTGATCGAATGAAGGCAAGACCTGGCGGAGGATCTCGGGATCAGCGGTATTGCAGTAGGCATCCGGCGGATCAACGAGCCACTGGTGCATCGCCTCCTCGGTCGTGATGGGCGCACGAATGGTATCAGCATCCATCACGCTCTCGAGGTACGGGATCTCCTGGTCCTCCCATGCCGAGGCGAAGTTCTCCGTGCGTCCACCGCACGCCTTGTAGAATCGCGCGTCACAGACCTCATTCCCGTACACCAGGAACATGCCCCGCGTCGCTTCCACGGCCTCTGCCGCTGCGGCAGAGATGATCTTCGTGACCCCATGGTAGCGCTGGCAATGGTCGTCGGCGCATACATCAAAATGTGTGTGGTCCTCACGGGTGTACCAGCGCACGACTTCCGTCCCTCCGGATCCGGTACGGATCCCCGGCGGTGGCACCACTTCCTGCGAACGGCGTTCAAGCATCGCGACCAGCCAGCTTCGCGACGTGATCGCATGCGCCTGCAGGAGTTCCGCCGGTGCTGTCGCACTCATTTCGGACGAGATGACACTCTTCAGATACTCTTCGAGGGGAACTTCATTGATCGCCGTGATGCCGTATTCCGGAATATGATGCAGGCGTAATCCCCCGTGGAAGATCTGCGGTTCCTTCCTCTCCCAGTGAAAGTTGATCCCGATGGTAACGTCTTCCAGGCGAACGACGGAAGCCGGCGATGCCGGGCTGAAACGGAGATCGGCATCACGGAATACGGTCACAGAACCACCGCATGAGAATTCCCAGGCCGCGCCGTTGTGCCGGCAGACGAATGTCCCGTCCCGGTGCACTCCGGCGGCATCAACATACGGTCCGCTGAAGGCACCGGCGATCTCCTTCCGGCCTTCCATGATGCCAACGGCGAGGACAGGTTGTGCAGAGATCATCGTGTCCGCCCTTCCACGGGCACCGGGGCCTCACCCATGAACGCAATGCCGACCGGAACATCTCCTTCCCCGCTGAGCGGCCTGACGGTCCACCGGACCGGGAAGAGCGGGCCTCCCTGTGGATCGAGCAGAGCGAACGCCACCGGCGCGGGGACCGATTCGCCGATGAGGATGTCGCGCATCAACCCGTTCACGCGTGCGCGATCATCGGGTGCGACGCAGATGTCGATCCAGCGATGCCGCATGAGGGACCCGTGAGGGCGGCCGCAGAGCGACGCGCCGGCTTCGTTCCAGTACTGCAGCGCCCCCTGAGCGTCCAGTTCCACCACCGGAATGCGGAGCCGGTCCATGGTCTCATAGAACCGCGATTCCCATGCCCGTATCCGTGCACGCGACAGCAGTTGCTCCGTGCAGTCGCGCATGATCCCGGCCACAACGACCGTTTCATCCCTGTCGGTCCGTACGCGGCTGGATGTCCGTACGAACCGTTCCTCGCCATCCTTCGTCAGGATCCTGAATTCATACTCGCCGATCTGTCCGGTGAGGGTCCGCTCCCAATCCTCGAGGAGTCCCTGACGGTCATGGGGATGCACAAAGCGAATGAAATGCTCGCCCACGATCTCGTCCGGCGTGAATCCCGCCATGGCGATGATACGGGGGCTGATGTACGTGAAGTATCCCCGCCGATCAAGGCCAAAGACCACATCGTTCAGGTTCTCCACGAGCATGCGGAAGCGTTCTTCGGACAGGCGCAAAGCGTCTTCCACCTCACGGCGTTCCGTGATGTCCTGCATGAGGCCATCGTACGACAGCAACATGCCGTCGGCCGAGAAATGGAGGACCGGGGTATTCTTCACCCACCGGACGACGCCGTCCTTGCGGACGATCCGGTGTTCGAGGGGTGGGGCCGGTTCCCCTGCCAGCACACGCCGGACCTGATCGAGGATCTGGGGGCGGTCGCGTTCGTCGACCATCCGCAGCCAGAGGTGCGGATCGCGTTCGTATTCCTCCGGTGCATACCCGGTCACGTTCAGGCACCCCCCACCATGGATCGTCTCGCGCCAGTGTCCGCGCTCGAGGCGCACGGTGTACATATAGTCGGTGATCTCGGAGGTGATCCGGCGGTAGCGCTCTTCACTTTTGTACAATGCACCCACCGAGATCTGCCGTGCGAGGACGCCCGCCAGCACTTCGCCGAGCAGTTGCAGGAGGCGGAGATCCTCGCCGGCCCAGATCCGCTCTTCCTGTTCCACCACAACGCCGAAGACACCGAAGAGCCGTGTTGCGGCCGACAAGGGGAACAACAAGAGAGAACGCACGCCTTCGTCGTGCCAGAACCGGGCATCCTCGTCCGCATCCGGCGGGAGATCCACAACGCTATGGAGACAGACGCGCTCTCCCTGGTGCAATTTGGTGAGAGCCCATGGCCAACGGGCCAGGCTCGTCCCTTTATGGTTCTGTCCGCGGACGGTGATCTCCTGTGCGGCCCACTCATGCGTTGCTTCAACGGAGGTATTCGTGATGTCGAAGAGATCGACAAAGCAACGGTCGGCACCAAGGAAGGTACCCACGGCATCGAGGGTATGCTGCAATTCGTTCTGCAGGCGGGCATCGGGGGCATTGATCAGCCGCGCGGCGGATCCCGTGACGATGTTCTCGAGGGTGATACGGCGAACGAGGGATTCTTCCATCGTGTGCTGATCGGAGACGTCTTCGACGATGGCAACGCCACCGATCGTCCTTCCCCTCCCATCATGGAGAGGAGAGGTGCGCACCGACACCCACACCATGGAGCGGTCCGCCGGACGGTGCATCACTCCGGAGAATCTTCCGGCCTCCCCACGGAGCGTCCCCAGGAGGACACTGTGTACCGCATGGTCGAAGATACGGGTCACGGGGATCTGGAGAAGCGA
Above is a window of Ignavibacteriota bacterium DNA encoding:
- a CDS encoding diaminopimelate epimerase, whose translation is MELAFTKLSGAGNDFVALDDRDGRLGTIDRGALARTLCDRHRGIGADGILIIAPSNIADVKMLYYNADGTDGGMCGNGGRCAAVHARHLGVPGTELTVEALDFVYRAEFTVHGVRLHMKDPVGIVRGIRVTAGGTTYTVHGINTGSPHIVTFVKDLTAPDVEGTGRALREHERFSPAGTNVNFVETLDTSALAMRTYERGVEAETLACGTGSVASAVIAHLEYGLRPPIRVQTHSGESLRVDFTVVGARITDVILEGPAVIVFSGKTFYDPVKHCLRGETDLDHR
- a CDS encoding TIGR00730 family Rossman fold protein yields the protein MEFLSSPEARTLRILSEFLGPQRRFRLEKVRDTIVFFGSARILSKKDALKEYRALQKGTDARGRGGSGLSKEMQDAAVRVDMSKYYEDTVQLAKQMTEWSRSLQEPGRFMICSGGGPGIMEAANKGAHMGGGRSVGLNISLPFEQFANPYVTPDLSLEFHYFFMRKFWFAYLAKALVVMPGGFGTLDELMEMLTLIQTQKITKKIAVIIYGSEYWKNVLDFDYLISRGVVSKKDLSLFKAYDDVDSAAAYLKEFLTRHYVKGSK
- a CDS encoding SpoIID/LytB domain-containing protein, with amino-acid sequence MISAQPVLAVGIMEGRKEIAGAFSGPYVDAAGVHRDGTFVCRHNGAAWEFSCGGSVTVFRDADLRFSPASPASVVRLEDVTIGINFHWERKEPQIFHGGLRLHHIPEYGITAINEVPLEEYLKSVISSEMSATAPAELLQAHAITSRSWLVAMLERRSQEVVPPPGIRTGSGGTEVVRWYTREDHTHFDVCADDHCQRYHGVTKIISAAAAEAVEATRGMFLVYGNEVCDARFYKACGGRTENFASAWEDQEIPYLESVMDADTIRAPITTEEAMHQWLVDPPDAYCNTADPEILRQVLPSFDQETTDFFRWTVTYPAAELDALIEARSGLHFGRIRSLEPVRRGPSGRLTALRIVGAAQTVIVGKELEIRRWLSPSHLYSSAFTIATTPGPDGFPSEFRLTGAGWGHGVGLCQIGAAVMATRGVPPEKIVLHYFPHASLQRLY
- a CDS encoding PAS domain S-box protein; its protein translation is MAQAPTPRTRPGTDPPIRTQGKTCVLIVEDEQIVARDIQLGLTKAGYDVPTPAGTFEEGLAQAERLHPDIVLLDIGLSSDRDGIALGSEIFQRLDIPVVFATAFSDAATVQRAKDAAPSGYILKPYDVREVRTVIEIAIYKHRLGQSLRMSEERYRLLFQRSPVGIVHFGTDLAITDANERMAAIAGSPLSSLLQIPVTRIFDHAVHSVLLGTLRGEAGRFSGVMHRPADRSMVWVSVRTSPLHDGRGRTIGGVAIVEDVSDQHTMEESLVRRITLENIVTGSAARLINAPDARLQNELQHTLDAVGTFLGADRCFVDLFDITNTSVEATHEWAAQEITVRGQNHKGTSLARWPWALTKLHQGERVCLHSVVDLPPDADEDARFWHDEGVRSLLLFPLSAATRLFGVFGVVVEQEERIWAGEDLRLLQLLGEVLAGVLARQISVGALYKSEERYRRITSEITDYMYTVRLERGHWRETIHGGGCLNVTGYAPEEYERDPHLWLRMVDERDRPQILDQVRRVLAGEPAPPLEHRIVRKDGVVRWVKNTPVLHFSADGMLLSYDGLMQDITERREVEDALRLSEERFRMLVENLNDVVFGLDRRGYFTYISPRIIAMAGFTPDEIVGEHFIRFVHPHDRQGLLEDWERTLTGQIGEYEFRILTKDGEERFVRTSSRVRTDRDETVVVAGIMRDCTEQLLSRARIRAWESRFYETMDRLRIPVVELDAQGALQYWNEAGASLCGRPHGSLMRHRWIDICVAPDDRARVNGLMRDILIGESVPAPVAFALLDPQGGPLFPVRWTVRPLSGEGDVPVGIAFMGEAPVPVEGRTR